The following proteins come from a genomic window of Bradyrhizobium paxllaeri:
- a CDS encoding ABC transporter permease, which yields MRSASGGGRGRVGASLWVSVLLAILGFLVIYPILMLLLGALTDTNPVVDGIQLSHLSVTNFLTVLANPNVAEALFNTLIACGGGTLIAVAVGLLFSWIVVRTNTPFKGFIAAASILPLFAPPLVAGVAWAILGSPKTGLINTMFKWVGLDWRVDFYSMWGLVFVFGIYYAPYVYMFTSSALRNMDPSLEEAAEISGASAFATLFTVTFPLIMPAIVSGMLLSFIVMLGIYGIPAVLGAPTNLAVLTTYIFKLTNWSPPLYNTAAAVAIILMVVTGLLVFLQHKVLSGRSYTTVAGKAFRPRSLDLGRWRWFTFGLGIIYLLIVVVLPLLALIVAAFRKFMFIRDVSSLFDARQYSLMHFQSVFDNPLTMRSIYNAVEVGIITAVVGGALAFAIGYTIHRTQVMGRRWIDVISTLPVAIPGLVVGVAYLWAWIGIPGGLYGTIWILALAFIARFMPDTVKSLSTSFLQIHRELEEAAWVCGKGVLGTIRTIVLPLARPGVMASMTLLFVLAIRELGSSLFLYTSNTMVMSVLLLDYYEGGNLGKTAAFSLVQTVLLGALIGGANYFSRGAAQGSVARTG from the coding sequence ATGCGTAGCGCGAGTGGGGGCGGGCGTGGGCGCGTAGGGGCCAGCCTTTGGGTTTCGGTCCTGCTCGCGATCCTCGGCTTCCTCGTCATCTACCCCATTCTGATGCTGCTGCTCGGCGCGCTCACCGACACCAACCCGGTGGTCGACGGCATCCAGCTCAGTCACCTCTCGGTCACGAACTTCCTCACCGTGCTGGCGAACCCGAATGTCGCCGAGGCGCTCTTCAACACGCTGATCGCCTGCGGCGGCGGCACGCTGATCGCGGTCGCGGTCGGATTGCTGTTTTCCTGGATCGTCGTTCGCACCAACACCCCGTTCAAAGGCTTCATCGCGGCAGCGAGCATCCTGCCGCTGTTCGCGCCGCCGCTGGTCGCGGGCGTGGCATGGGCGATTCTGGGCTCGCCGAAGACCGGCCTGATCAACACCATGTTCAAATGGGTCGGGCTGGACTGGCGCGTCGATTTCTATTCGATGTGGGGCTTGGTGTTCGTGTTCGGTATCTACTACGCGCCGTACGTCTACATGTTCACCTCGTCCGCGCTGCGCAACATGGACCCGAGCCTGGAGGAGGCCGCCGAGATTTCCGGCGCCAGCGCGTTCGCGACGCTGTTCACGGTGACGTTCCCGTTGATCATGCCGGCGATCGTCTCGGGCATGCTGCTGTCATTCATCGTCATGCTCGGGATCTACGGCATCCCAGCGGTGCTGGGCGCGCCAACCAACCTGGCGGTACTGACCACCTATATCTTCAAGCTCACCAACTGGTCGCCGCCGCTTTACAACACCGCCGCGGCGGTGGCGATCATCCTCATGGTCGTCACCGGGCTGCTGGTATTCCTGCAACACAAGGTGCTGAGCGGCCGCAGCTACACCACTGTCGCCGGCAAGGCATTCCGGCCGCGCAGCCTCGATCTCGGGCGCTGGCGCTGGTTCACCTTCGGTCTCGGCATCATCTATCTCCTGATCGTGGTGGTGCTGCCGTTGCTCGCGCTAATCGTCGCAGCGTTTCGCAAGTTCATGTTCATCCGCGACGTTTCCAGCCTGTTCGACGCCAGGCAGTATTCACTGATGCATTTTCAGAGCGTCTTCGACAATCCCTTGACCATGCGCTCGATCTACAATGCGGTCGAGGTCGGCATCATCACCGCCGTGGTCGGCGGCGCGCTCGCCTTTGCGATCGGCTACACCATCCATCGCACCCAGGTGATGGGCCGGCGCTGGATCGACGTGATCTCGACCTTGCCGGTGGCGATTCCCGGTCTCGTGGTCGGCGTCGCCTATCTCTGGGCATGGATCGGCATTCCCGGTGGCCTCTACGGCACCATCTGGATACTGGCGCTGGCGTTCATCGCGCGCTTCATGCCGGATACGGTCAAATCATTGTCGACCTCGTTCCTGCAGATCCACCGCGAACTCGAGGAGGCGGCCTGGGTTTGCGGCAAGGGCGTGCTCGGCACCATCAGGACGATCGTGCTGCCGCTGGCGCGGCCGGGCGTGATGGCCTCGATGACGCTGCTGTTCGTGCTTGCGATCCGCGAGCTCGGCTCGTCGCTGTTCCTCTACACCAGCAACACCATGGTGATGTCGGTGCTGCTGCTTGACTATTATGAGGGTGGGAACCTCGGAAAGACCGCGGCATTCAGCCTGGTGCAGACCGTTCTGCTCGGCGCGCTGATCGGCGGCGCCAACTATTTTTCGCGCGGCGCGGCGCAGGGCAGCGTTGCCCGGACCGGATAA
- a CDS encoding ABC transporter substrate-binding protein has product MTMTGRILTNIVAAAGVAGLALVCSARAQAQEFGSPELIAAAKVEGKLVYYTANFAEVEQQVIKAFNKRFPEIKVEMVRAPGGQLITRVKTEAAAGKLIADVLDHSDRALMQPMADMFQDYAPPNAADYNPDAQIAPQLWPRATLVWSIAYNTELVKNPPKTWMDLTKPEYNKMTGQVIAPSGGTTWTRVMFERQVLGEDYWAKQAATRPVLYPSGAPMSDSLVRGEIAMGPLLYNAIYPKQKDGAPIQIFFPPEGAPVNPYATGIPKTAAHPNAAKLFLNWCLSKEGQTFMIKELGNLTSLKVPPAYPEGFDPKVVKVWFPKFDEYVKLHTAWVADWNKTYGYKQ; this is encoded by the coding sequence ATGACTATGACTGGAAGGATCCTCACTAATATCGTTGCAGCCGCCGGCGTCGCCGGTCTCGCACTCGTGTGCAGCGCGCGGGCACAGGCGCAGGAGTTCGGTTCGCCCGAATTGATTGCCGCGGCGAAGGTCGAGGGCAAGCTGGTGTACTACACCGCGAATTTTGCCGAGGTCGAGCAGCAGGTCATCAAGGCCTTCAACAAGCGCTTCCCCGAAATCAAGGTCGAGATGGTGCGCGCGCCCGGCGGCCAACTCATCACGCGCGTGAAGACCGAGGCCGCGGCCGGAAAGTTGATCGCCGACGTGCTCGATCATTCTGACCGCGCGCTGATGCAACCGATGGCCGACATGTTCCAGGACTACGCGCCGCCGAACGCGGCCGACTACAATCCCGACGCGCAGATTGCGCCCCAGCTCTGGCCGCGCGCCACGCTGGTGTGGTCGATCGCCTACAACACCGAACTGGTCAAGAATCCGCCCAAGACCTGGATGGACCTCACCAAGCCGGAATACAACAAGATGACAGGACAGGTGATCGCTCCGTCAGGCGGCACCACATGGACGCGGGTGATGTTCGAGCGTCAGGTGCTGGGTGAGGACTACTGGGCCAAGCAGGCGGCGACCCGGCCGGTGCTTTATCCATCGGGCGCGCCGATGTCGGATTCGCTGGTGCGAGGTGAAATCGCCATGGGGCCGTTACTCTACAACGCGATCTATCCGAAGCAGAAGGACGGCGCACCGATCCAGATCTTCTTCCCGCCCGAGGGCGCGCCGGTCAATCCTTACGCGACCGGCATTCCGAAGACCGCCGCGCATCCTAACGCTGCAAAGTTGTTCCTGAACTGGTGCCTGTCGAAGGAAGGCCAGACCTTCATGATCAAGGAACTCGGCAATCTCACGTCGCTGAAGGTGCCGCCGGCCTATCCGGAAGGCTTCGATCCCAAGGTGGTCAAGGTCTGGTTCCCCAAGTTCGACGAGTATGTGAAGTTACACACGGCCTGGGTCGCCGATTGGAACAAGACCTACGGCTACAAGCAATGA